DNA from Diaphorobacter limosus:
CGCGCCATGCAAGAGTAGACCCCTATAGAACAGACCCATTGATCAAGAGAGGACGCACCCCATGACCCGTCAATACTTTGGCACCGATGGCATCCGCGGCACCGTGGGCCAGGCGCCCATCACGCCCGACTTCGTGTTGCGCCTGGCGCATGCGGTGGGGCGCGTGCTGCGCCGCACCGAGGAGCGCCCTACGGTGCTGATCGGCAAGGACACGCGCATTTCCGGCTACATGCTGGAGGCGGCGCTGGAATCGGGTTTCAACTCCGCCGGGGTCGATGTAGTGCTGCTCGGGCCGCTGCCCACGCCGGGCGTGGCCTACCTCACGCGCGCGCAGCGCGCCAGCCTGGGCGTGGTGATCAGCGCCAGCCACAACCCCTACCCGGACAACGGCATCAAGTTCTTCAGCGCCCAGGGCACCAAGCTGCCCGACGCCTGGGAGGAAGAGGTCGAGGCAGCGCTGCAGCAGCCGCCCATGTGGGCCGATTCGGCATCCTTGGGCAAGACGCGCCGGCTCGATGATGCGGCCGGCCGCTACATCGAGTTCTGCAAGAGCACCTTTGACCACGACCTGAGTCTGCGCGGCGTGAAGATCGTCGTCGATGCCGCCCATGGCGCCGCCTACCAAATCGCCCCCATGGTGTTCCACGAACTGGGCGCCGACGTCGTCGCCATAGGCTGTGCCCCCGATGGCGTGAACATCAACCATGAGGTGGGTGCCACCCACCCCGAAGCGCTGGTACGGGCCGTGTGCACCAACCAGGCCGACTTTGGCGTGGCCCTGGATGGCGATGCCGACCGCCTGCAGATCGTCGATGCCAGCGGCCGCCTGTACAACGGCGACGAGCTGCTCTACCTGATGGCCGCCGAGCGCCTGGCACGTGACGAGCATGTGCCCGGCGTGGTCGGCACCCTGATGACCAACATGGCCGTGGAGCAGGCCCTGACAAGGCGCGGTGTGAAGTTCGTGCGCGCCAAGGTGGGCGACCGCTATGTGCTTGAAGAGCTGCAGCGTCAGAACTGGCTGCTCGGTGGCGAGGGCTCGGGCCATCTGCTGGCGCTTGATTGCCACACCACGGGCGATGGCCTGATCAGCGCGCTGCAGGTGCTGCAGGCCTGTGTGCGCAGCCAGAAGACGCTGGCCGAGTTGCTTGCCGATGTGCCGCTGTTTCCCCAGGTGCTGCTCAACGTGCGCCTCAAACCCGATCAGGACTGGAAGGCGAACGCCGCGCTCGCCGACACCACGCGTGAGGTACAGGCCGAGCTGGCCGACAACGGCCGCCTGCTGGTGCGCGCCAGCGGCACCGAGCCGCTGCTGCGCGTGATGGTCGAGGCACGCGACGCAGACCAGGCCAGCCGCTGCGCCCAGCGCCTGGCGGACGCCGCACGGGCCGCCTGAGCGCAGTGGCTTTGTCTGGTGCAGGCCTGGCCTGGGCTTCAGGCGTGCACCTGGCGCTCGTCTGCCTGGCGCCGTGACAGCCTGAGCACGCCCAGCAGCAGCGCCGCAAAGACCAGGGCCGTTACCGCCAGGGCCGCGGCGCTGGCGGCCCAGAAGGGGGCTGGGGAGTGATACGGCCCCCAGCCAGCCCAGCCTTGGTAGGCCAGGCGGTAACCGCCATGCAGCCCCACACCCCACAGCAGCACCCCATATACCACCAGGGGCGCGAGTGTGATGTGATAGCTGCGCAGCACGAAGATGCACAGCGTCTGCAGCGCGTCGGCCACCTGATAGGCGGCTACCCACACCAGCAGCGATGCGGCCAATGCCACCACCTCCGGGCTGGTCGAGTACAGCCCGGCAATCGGTTGCTTTGCTATTACAAGCGTAGCTGCAAGCGCGCATCCCATAAGCGCTGCGAGCCAAAAACCATTCAAGGCTGTGGCACCGGCCTGGCGCTCGTCGCCCGCACCGCGCCAGTAGCTCACGCGGGCGCTGGTGGCAATGGCCAGCGACAGCGGCACCATGTAGACCACCGCCGCCAGGTTGGCAGCGATCTGGTGCGCGGCCGAGGCCAGGGCCCCCTGGCGCGCGATGAACAGGGCCATCAGCGTGAACGAGGTCACCTCCACCAGGATGGCCAGACCCGCAGGCAGCCCCAGGCGCAGAAAGCGTGCGATCTGCGTGCCGTCGGGGCGCTCCAGAGCGCGCCACAGCTGCAGTGGCGCATACATGGCGTGGCGGCGCAGCATGGCCCAGCCCAGCAGCATCAGGCCGTAGTTGACCACCAGCGTGGCCCAGGCGCAGCCCGCCACGCCCTGGGGCGCCAGGCCGGCGCCGCCGAAGGTGAACCAGATAGACAGCGGCAGTTTCAGCGCCAGCGAGCCCACCTGCAGCCAGGTGACCAGCTGCGGGTGGCCCAGGGCCTGGTTGAGCGTGCTGTAGATGCGAAACAGCAGCGCCGGCGGCAGGCCGAAGGCCAGGATGGCCAGATAGGCGCGCACCGCGCCGCGCAACTCGGGCGGCACCTCGGTCCAGCGCAGTATCGGCTCGGGCGACAGCAGCACGGCCATGCCCAGCGCCGTGGCCACGGCCCACAGGTAGAGCGACTGGCGCACGCTCCGGCC
Protein-coding regions in this window:
- the glmM gene encoding phosphoglucosamine mutase translates to MTRQYFGTDGIRGTVGQAPITPDFVLRLAHAVGRVLRRTEERPTVLIGKDTRISGYMLEAALESGFNSAGVDVVLLGPLPTPGVAYLTRAQRASLGVVISASHNPYPDNGIKFFSAQGTKLPDAWEEEVEAALQQPPMWADSASLGKTRRLDDAAGRYIEFCKSTFDHDLSLRGVKIVVDAAHGAAYQIAPMVFHELGADVVAIGCAPDGVNINHEVGATHPEALVRAVCTNQADFGVALDGDADRLQIVDASGRLYNGDELLYLMAAERLARDEHVPGVVGTLMTNMAVEQALTRRGVKFVRAKVGDRYVLEELQRQNWLLGGEGSGHLLALDCHTTGDGLISALQVLQACVRSQKTLAELLADVPLFPQVLLNVRLKPDQDWKANAALADTTREVQAELADNGRLLVRASGTEPLLRVMVEARDADQASRCAQRLADAARAA
- a CDS encoding MATE family efflux transporter → MSELSTISRHALTVLAGQLAVMAFGVTDTIVAGRYAQEALAALSIGSAVFISVYVGLMGVLQALMPVWAEQRGANAQAAIGRSVRQSLYLWAVATALGMAVLLSPEPILRWTEVPPELRGAVRAYLAILAFGLPPALLFRIYSTLNQALGHPQLVTWLQVGSLALKLPLSIWFTFGGAGLAPQGVAGCAWATLVVNYGLMLLGWAMLRRHAMYAPLQLWRALERPDGTQIARFLRLGLPAGLAILVEVTSFTLMALFIARQGALASAAHQIAANLAAVVYMVPLSLAIATSARVSYWRGAGDERQAGATALNGFWLAALMGCALAATLVIAKQPIAGLYSTSPEVVALAASLLVWVAAYQVADALQTLCIFVLRSYHITLAPLVVYGVLLWGVGLHGGYRLAYQGWAGWGPYHSPAPFWAASAAALAVTALVFAALLLGVLRLSRRQADERQVHA